A single Anatilimnocola floriformis DNA region contains:
- the flgL gene encoding flagellar hook-associated protein FlgL, whose translation MPAIYPIPTNRVSSLLVQQRLLSQLQSDQVSILQLQQQIATGRRIGVPSEDAPAAQRAISLQRLLEQKKQARTNLSTSQSYLSATDTAVQGVSNTLNSIRSTVLGVTDTVSSDEQRQAAIEEVSRAIEQLANVGNQVFRGRYLFAGARTTEKPFVQNGSQISYNGNEASLQSYSDVDLLFNTNLPGSQIFGGYSSAVQGTVDLNPTATRSTLLSDLHGGAGITKGSIAVSDGNTTRIIDLSKAETLGDVADLINANPPAGRTVTARVSNNGLVLDLDDAGGGNLSVREVGGGTTAAELGIFNTLGVGTSPLVGNDINPKLRQTTSLADLFGTRGRTVLESPGQNNDIVIEARQRGTAGNGVTVQYVDDSFVDATPGILAGQEYATYSATATPAQAGLSFNGFGNNLVLTGASAGTSLNNVRIEVVDAGALGSAATASYNSSTKTLTIGIDTAGGTEIQNVIAAINGEGTFTAAHDTSNATDGAYNPTSTIPIGDAGLVTGNTGNTGGNANTIFVHVQRDATTAKQVLTALQGNATINAMFATSLEAQDSSGAGAAGSGAINLNSQATTSGGSGIEPDLTSGLQIINGNATHNISFAGAQTIQDVLNTLNGSDAGVLAEINATGDGIVIRSRVAGYDFSIGENGGNTAAQFGVRSLTGTTQLADLNHGLGVENGDGTDFTIVRNDGTALDIDVASAHTVQDVINLINNHPSNQLPGNVVTARLATNGNGIELYDATAGSDSLHVLAAPNSNVAYQLGFVALGATSSAPATVGVGGQTTLTGRDVNPSEVSSVFNSLLRIQDALKNNDVNKLERAMNLLDDDMDRILFARSELGARSQGLDTLNARLEDEDVELKAAVSGEIETDFTSAVSSLAARQASLQASLQLTAQAFQLSLLNYL comes from the coding sequence ATGCCCGCCATCTATCCCATTCCGACCAACCGCGTGAGCAGCCTGCTGGTTCAGCAACGGCTCCTTTCGCAATTGCAGTCCGATCAGGTTTCGATCTTGCAGTTGCAGCAGCAGATCGCCACCGGGCGGCGCATTGGCGTTCCTAGCGAAGACGCTCCCGCCGCCCAGCGGGCGATTAGTTTGCAGCGGTTGCTCGAACAAAAGAAGCAAGCTCGCACCAATCTCAGCACCAGCCAGTCTTATCTCTCGGCGACTGATACCGCGGTTCAGGGTGTGAGCAATACGCTCAATTCAATTCGCTCGACCGTACTCGGTGTAACCGATACCGTGAGCAGCGATGAACAACGCCAAGCCGCGATTGAAGAAGTCTCGCGCGCGATCGAGCAATTGGCCAATGTTGGCAACCAGGTTTTTCGCGGGCGGTACTTGTTCGCTGGAGCCCGCACCACTGAAAAACCATTCGTGCAGAACGGCAGTCAGATCTCGTACAACGGCAATGAAGCGTCGTTGCAGAGCTACTCCGATGTCGATTTGCTATTCAACACCAACTTGCCCGGCAGCCAGATTTTCGGCGGCTATTCGTCCGCGGTGCAGGGGACGGTCGATCTGAATCCAACCGCGACCCGCAGTACGCTGCTGTCGGATTTGCACGGCGGCGCGGGAATCACGAAAGGGAGCATCGCGGTCTCCGACGGCAACACGACGCGGATCATCGATCTCTCGAAGGCAGAAACGCTGGGTGACGTTGCCGATTTGATCAACGCCAATCCGCCAGCCGGGCGAACCGTGACCGCCCGCGTGTCGAATAATGGCTTGGTGCTGGATCTGGATGATGCTGGCGGCGGCAACCTGAGCGTGCGCGAAGTAGGTGGTGGCACCACAGCGGCCGAACTGGGAATTTTCAACACGCTGGGCGTCGGTACTTCTCCACTCGTTGGCAACGACATCAACCCCAAGCTGCGGCAAACTACGAGCCTGGCCGATTTGTTCGGCACGCGGGGCCGGACCGTGCTGGAGTCGCCGGGGCAGAACAACGACATCGTCATCGAAGCCCGTCAGCGCGGCACGGCCGGCAACGGCGTCACGGTACAATATGTTGACGATTCGTTCGTCGACGCCACGCCCGGAATCTTGGCCGGCCAGGAATACGCAACGTATTCCGCCACCGCCACTCCCGCCCAAGCGGGCCTTTCGTTCAACGGCTTTGGTAATAATCTGGTTTTGACCGGCGCATCGGCGGGTACATCGCTGAATAACGTGCGCATCGAAGTGGTCGACGCCGGCGCGCTAGGATCGGCAGCAACGGCCAGTTACAACTCGAGCACCAAGACGCTGACCATCGGCATCGATACCGCCGGCGGCACGGAAATCCAGAACGTGATCGCCGCCATCAATGGCGAAGGAACCTTTACGGCTGCGCACGATACATCGAACGCCACCGACGGCGCTTACAACCCAACCAGCACAATTCCGATCGGCGATGCGGGCCTAGTGACGGGCAATACTGGGAATACCGGTGGCAACGCGAACACCATCTTCGTGCACGTGCAGCGCGACGCGACGACGGCCAAGCAAGTCCTCACCGCGCTGCAGGGGAACGCCACGATCAACGCGATGTTTGCGACTTCGCTCGAAGCGCAAGACTCCAGCGGGGCCGGCGCTGCGGGCAGCGGCGCGATCAATCTCAATTCACAAGCCACCACCAGCGGTGGCAGCGGCATCGAGCCCGATCTGACCTCGGGTCTGCAGATCATCAACGGCAACGCCACGCACAATATTTCCTTTGCCGGGGCACAGACAATTCAGGATGTGCTGAATACCCTCAACGGTTCTGATGCTGGCGTGCTTGCTGAAATCAACGCGACGGGCGACGGCATTGTGATTCGTTCGCGCGTGGCCGGCTACGATTTTTCCATCGGCGAAAACGGCGGCAACACGGCGGCACAATTTGGTGTTCGCTCATTGACCGGTACCACGCAGCTGGCCGATTTGAATCACGGCTTGGGCGTAGAGAACGGCGACGGCACCGATTTCACGATCGTCCGCAACGACGGCACGGCGCTCGACATTGATGTCGCCAGCGCACACACCGTGCAGGACGTGATCAACCTAATCAACAACCACCCTTCCAATCAGTTGCCCGGCAATGTGGTGACCGCGCGATTGGCCACCAACGGCAACGGCATCGAACTTTACGATGCGACTGCGGGGAGTGATTCGCTGCATGTGCTCGCGGCGCCGAACAGCAACGTGGCTTATCAACTGGGCTTCGTTGCTCTCGGTGCGACAAGCTCGGCGCCGGCAACGGTGGGAGTGGGCGGACAAACAACTCTCACGGGCCGTGACGTAAATCCTTCGGAAGTCTCCAGCGTGTTCAACTCGCTGTTGCGAATTCAAGACGCCCTGAAGAACAACGACGTCAATAAGCTCGAGCGTGCGATGAATCTGCTCGACGACGACATGGATCGTATCCTCTTCGCCCGTTCCGAGCTTGGCGCGCGTTCGCAAGGACTCGATACCTTGAACGCCCGCCTCGAAGACGAAGACGTCGAGCTGAAGGCAGCTGTGTCTGGTGAAATCGAAACCGATTTCACTTCTGCCGTTTCTTCGCTTGCGGCTCGGCAGGCCAGTTTGCAGGCCTCGCTGCAGCTCACAGCGCAGGCATTTCAGCTATCGCTGCTCAATTATCTGTAG
- the flgK gene encoding flagellar hook-associated protein FlgK, which produces MTLFSSMQIANNALIAAQLGLQVTSNNVSNANTPGYIRQKLVLTPGPTQRYGGLLLGLGVTASAVVQQTDRFLEERVRNASSDLANSQAQDNTYVQLESLIGELSDTDLSTSLSNFFNSVNDILNQPDSASVRNLAVLQGKTLTEDISRLDKRVRQIRSDVNDQIGASADQINGLLSKVANLNLQISIAEGGNTIASDAVGLRDQRSAALSDLAGLIDIQAVEQETGDVSVFSGGDYLVFQGTYREVKTVTNPQGDLNAKEIRLAATDSPISTTSGKVAGLIASRDTILSGFLTQLDTFTKNLMYEFNKLHASGQGLVGLSNVTGEFAVDSTTAALDHAGLTFTPVNGSFDVQVRNQQTGLTTTTQIKVDLNGLDKDMSLDDLATALNNIDGISAVVTPNRKLQINGDSSLVTFGFANDTSGVLAALGVNTFFSGTGSSSIGVNQLISSDPAKFAASAGGIGEDTATAVKLANLLDTPIPGLGGSKLSVQYDKMIGEVTQGAAVTKSVADGFETFHSTLDSQLLAIQGVNIDEEAIRMIGYQRAFQASAKVITTINQMLDVLMNL; this is translated from the coding sequence ATGACACTTTTCAGCTCGATGCAGATCGCGAACAACGCGCTCATTGCAGCCCAACTCGGGCTGCAGGTGACGAGCAACAACGTATCCAATGCCAACACGCCTGGGTACATCCGCCAGAAACTGGTCCTCACGCCCGGACCGACGCAGCGCTACGGCGGCCTGCTCTTGGGTCTCGGTGTCACGGCTTCGGCTGTGGTGCAGCAAACCGATCGCTTTCTCGAAGAGCGAGTCCGCAATGCTTCGAGCGACCTGGCCAACAGCCAAGCGCAAGACAACACTTACGTGCAGCTCGAATCGCTGATCGGCGAATTGAGCGACACCGACCTGAGCACGTCGCTCAGTAATTTCTTCAACAGCGTCAACGACATTCTCAATCAGCCCGATAGCGCGAGCGTGCGCAATCTCGCCGTGCTGCAAGGCAAAACGCTGACCGAAGACATTAGTCGACTCGATAAGCGCGTCCGGCAAATTCGCAGCGACGTGAACGATCAAATCGGCGCGTCGGCCGATCAGATCAATGGACTGCTAAGCAAAGTTGCGAATCTCAATCTGCAAATCTCCATCGCCGAAGGTGGCAACACCATTGCCAGCGATGCCGTGGGGCTCCGCGATCAACGCTCGGCTGCCCTCAGCGATCTGGCCGGGCTCATCGATATTCAAGCTGTCGAGCAGGAAACCGGTGATGTCTCGGTTTTCTCCGGTGGCGATTACCTGGTGTTTCAGGGGACTTATCGCGAAGTCAAAACGGTCACTAATCCGCAGGGGGATCTCAACGCCAAAGAAATCCGTCTGGCCGCGACCGATTCACCGATCTCGACCACCAGCGGCAAAGTCGCCGGACTGATTGCCTCGCGCGATACGATTCTCTCGGGCTTTCTCACGCAGCTCGATACCTTTACTAAGAACTTGATGTACGAGTTCAACAAGCTGCACGCGAGCGGCCAAGGGTTGGTGGGCCTGAGCAACGTGACGGGCGAATTTGCCGTCGATAGCACCACCGCTGCCTTGGACCACGCCGGCCTGACCTTCACACCGGTGAATGGTTCGTTCGACGTGCAGGTACGAAACCAGCAGACCGGCCTGACAACCACCACGCAAATCAAAGTCGATCTGAACGGCCTCGATAAGGACATGTCGCTCGACGACCTGGCCACGGCGCTGAACAACATCGACGGTATCTCGGCCGTAGTGACACCCAATCGTAAGTTGCAGATCAACGGCGATTCGTCACTCGTGACCTTCGGCTTTGCCAACGACACCAGCGGCGTGTTGGCTGCGCTGGGCGTGAATACGTTCTTCAGCGGCACCGGCTCTTCGAGCATTGGCGTCAATCAGTTGATCTCGAGCGACCCGGCCAAGTTCGCAGCGAGTGCCGGCGGCATTGGCGAAGACACCGCGACCGCCGTGAAGCTGGCCAATCTGCTCGATACGCCGATTCCCGGCCTCGGTGGATCGAAGCTCAGCGTGCAATACGACAAAATGATCGGCGAAGTGACGCAAGGCGCCGCAGTAACGAAGAGTGTCGCCGATGGTTTTGAGACGTTTCACAGTACGCTCGATAGTCAGCTGCTCGCCATCCAAGGTGTAAATATCGATGAAGAAGCGATTCGTATGATCGGCTATCAGCGAGCCTTTCAAGCGTCCGCCAAAGTGATTACCACGATCAACCAAATGCTCGATGTGCTAATGAATTTATAA
- a CDS encoding flagellar protein FlgN, whose product MTTTLATSASASTSVVVPAVNPPAKIDWEQAITQLLAELSGTQEELFEVLAEKRARLASVDVSGMGELQTREQSLLERLQVCHARREELLAAAQREGLPGDSMTSLANRTVPATKGSSGEKLRKELATTASRMRLLQTQSLTNWVVAQRSLLHVSQLLEIIATGGRLQPTYGVGEGGLHARGGLVDHDA is encoded by the coding sequence ATGACGACCACTCTTGCCACTTCCGCCTCTGCTTCAACTTCGGTTGTCGTGCCGGCAGTGAATCCACCGGCCAAGATCGATTGGGAACAAGCGATCACGCAGTTGCTCGCCGAGCTCAGCGGCACACAGGAAGAGCTATTTGAAGTGCTCGCCGAAAAGCGGGCCCGCCTGGCGAGCGTCGATGTCTCCGGCATGGGCGAATTGCAAACACGCGAACAATCTCTGCTCGAACGTCTGCAGGTTTGCCACGCTCGGCGCGAAGAATTGCTCGCTGCCGCCCAGCGCGAAGGGCTGCCAGGGGACAGCATGACGTCGCTAGCGAACCGCACCGTGCCCGCCACGAAGGGCTCGAGCGGCGAGAAGCTGCGCAAGGAACTGGCGACTACAGCGAGTCGCATGCGTCTGTTGCAAACCCAAAGCCTGACAAATTGGGTTGTGGCCCAGCGTTCGCTGCTGCATGTGTCGCAATTGCTAGAGATTATCGCTACCGGAGGCCGTTTACAGCCGACGTATGGAGTAGGAGAAGGAGGGCTGCACGCCCGCGGTGGACTGGTCGACCACGACGCATAA
- a CDS encoding rod-binding protein, with protein sequence MQINAANLTMPTRDPAAGAPLKSQAKHSPGETKKAFTDFVGQTMFGQTLASMRKTVEKPAYFHGGRAEEVFQGQLDQILSEKLTDASAESFAGPMYDMFMLQRS encoded by the coding sequence ATGCAAATCAACGCCGCCAACCTGACGATGCCCACACGCGATCCTGCCGCGGGCGCGCCGTTGAAGTCGCAAGCCAAGCACTCGCCCGGCGAGACGAAGAAGGCCTTCACCGACTTTGTGGGACAAACGATGTTCGGTCAAACTCTGGCTTCGATGCGGAAGACGGTCGAAAAGCCGGCCTACTTTCACGGCGGTCGCGCCGAAGAAGTTTTCCAAGGGCAGCTCGATCAGATCCTGTCAGAGAAGCTGACCGATGCTTCGGCCGAGTCCTTCGCCGGGCCCATGTACGACATGTTCATGCTGCAACGCTCGTAA
- a CDS encoding flagellar basal body P-ring protein FlgI, with translation MKNILLTTACLLGLFASTARAEIKLSDVCRIKGQEENTLHGMGLVVGLKGTGDGDSKTTMRALARYMELMGHRIGNDPKGQTMLDELKGVKNVAMVFLTVTVPAGGAQQGDLLDCKVSAMSAKSLEGGYLMLTELHGPVPGDSTVYGLAKGQISIDDIVRSQTGTISGGCQVEKKFQNEFVKDGKLLLVMNKDHATFQMTNLVEQNINRERDFSLGSSNEGVARAIDQVRVQVTIPPTYADNPALFASVLMETRVGRPQTDTTVIINERKLAVIVGADVEIGPVAVMHKNRLIQVGGEQVNQFVEVNPSADTQKPKLAALVDALNTLKVPAEDVIDIVKMLKHKRALYGELIIE, from the coding sequence ATGAAAAACATCCTTCTCACCACCGCTTGCCTGCTGGGCCTCTTCGCCAGCACCGCCCGCGCCGAGATCAAGCTCAGCGATGTCTGCCGCATCAAGGGTCAGGAAGAGAACACGCTGCACGGCATGGGCCTGGTGGTGGGTTTGAAAGGGACCGGCGATGGCGACTCGAAGACCACCATGCGGGCCCTCGCTCGCTACATGGAACTGATGGGTCATCGCATCGGCAACGACCCCAAGGGTCAAACGATGCTGGACGAACTGAAGGGCGTGAAGAACGTCGCGATGGTTTTTCTCACCGTCACGGTTCCCGCCGGCGGCGCTCAGCAAGGCGACTTGCTCGACTGCAAAGTCAGCGCGATGAGCGCCAAGAGCCTCGAAGGTGGCTACCTGATGCTTACCGAACTCCATGGTCCCGTACCGGGTGACTCGACCGTGTATGGTCTGGCCAAGGGTCAGATCTCGATCGACGACATCGTCCGCTCGCAAACCGGCACGATTTCGGGCGGTTGCCAGGTCGAAAAGAAGTTCCAGAACGAGTTCGTCAAGGACGGCAAGCTGTTGCTGGTGATGAACAAGGATCACGCCACGTTCCAAATGACTAACCTGGTCGAACAAAACATCAATCGCGAACGCGATTTCTCGCTCGGCAGCAGCAACGAGGGTGTTGCCCGAGCCATCGATCAGGTGCGTGTGCAAGTCACCATTCCTCCGACCTATGCCGACAACCCGGCGTTGTTCGCCTCGGTGCTCATGGAAACTCGCGTCGGTCGGCCGCAGACCGATACGACCGTGATCATCAACGAACGGAAGCTCGCCGTCATCGTCGGAGCTGACGTCGAAATCGGGCCGGTTGCCGTCATGCACAAGAATCGCCTGATTCAAGTCGGCGGCGAACAAGTGAATCAATTTGTCGAAGTGAATCCTTCGGCTGATACGCAAAAGCCGAAGCTGGCCGCTCTGGTCGACGCTCTCAATACGCTCAAGGTTCCCGCCGAAGACGTGATCGACATCGTCAAGATGCTGAAGCACAAACGGGCCCTGTATGGCGAACTAATCATCGAATAG
- a CDS encoding flagellar basal body L-ring protein FlgH gives MKHSIRHSCLPLVVVFTMAATIAAQQPNPFPQPQQQQSNPFPQPQQQQSNPFPQPQQPEVIDGPSSSLYAARKAMQSASMNQRQPGAPMLGSSWYETPIPPPKEVRKGDLIKIRVDLGSKLSSDGQIQRRKASQWDALLNDWVLLNGLRNVKPDPQADGDQRIRGTHTQLYRATGELDTTESIKFNITATVADILPNGNVVLEAHWKINSNDEQWVRSLSGIVARENIGPGNLVLGEDVADLHIGKQEIGHVRDAYKRGWVTRLLDVFSPF, from the coding sequence ATGAAACATTCGATTCGCCATTCCTGCCTGCCGCTCGTCGTGGTGTTCACCATGGCTGCGACGATTGCTGCCCAACAGCCGAATCCTTTTCCCCAACCACAGCAGCAACAATCGAATCCCTTTCCGCAGCCGCAACAACAGCAGTCGAATCCCTTCCCGCAACCGCAGCAGCCCGAAGTGATCGATGGCCCGAGCTCGAGCCTCTATGCTGCTCGCAAAGCCATGCAATCGGCATCGATGAACCAACGTCAGCCAGGCGCCCCGATGCTGGGAAGCAGCTGGTACGAAACACCGATCCCGCCGCCGAAGGAAGTTCGCAAAGGGGATCTCATTAAGATCCGCGTCGACCTTGGTTCGAAGCTGTCATCGGATGGCCAGATTCAACGCCGCAAGGCTTCGCAGTGGGATGCACTGCTCAATGACTGGGTGTTGCTCAATGGTCTTCGCAATGTGAAGCCCGATCCGCAAGCCGATGGCGATCAGCGGATTCGCGGCACTCACACGCAGTTGTACCGGGCGACCGGTGAGCTCGATACGACCGAATCGATCAAGTTCAACATCACTGCCACCGTCGCCGACATCCTGCCGAATGGCAACGTGGTGCTCGAAGCTCACTGGAAGATCAACAGCAACGATGAACAGTGGGTTCGCTCGCTGAGCGGCATTGTGGCTCGTGAAAACATCGGCCCCGGCAACCTGGTGCTGGGCGAAGATGTCGCCGATCTGCACATCGGCAAGCAGGAAATCGGCCACGTCCGCGATGCTTACAAACGCGGCTGGGTCACTCGCCTGCTCGATGTCTTCAGCCCGTTTTAA
- the flgA gene encoding flagellar basal body P-ring formation chaperone FlgA, whose translation MKRHISQTCLYTLLLLASQAAADAADIQFRSEAVVARGIVRLGDVAEVTTSDATEARLLEGIALVPAPSPDVPKLLKRQEVQQLLQLSGVSLREHRFSGSEVTQIRIGTATVAQKPIQEVVAIQIVPVSPKKSKATEVAATAEGRVGQAIVAHLQGVSEIPAEWQAEVAMSPRVVQALADQPIVRVEGGVSPWLGRQQFMLLVGNEAAPIRLPVEAEVSGTARAVTVIRTIERGNSIAESDLQLQTVSLQRGVAIMIDPQQVVGRETARTLNAGQLVTSDMIRTVRLVKRGEEIQVFSIAAGLQISEPGKALTDGSDGDTIQVEFVDRRKMSVRVTGLRRGEVYAMQTSRSQVQAASATSPLNRR comes from the coding sequence ATGAAACGTCACATTTCCCAAACTTGCCTTTACACGCTGCTGCTGCTCGCCAGCCAGGCGGCTGCCGATGCGGCGGACATTCAATTCCGCAGCGAAGCGGTCGTGGCTCGTGGCATTGTGCGCCTTGGGGATGTTGCCGAAGTCACTACGAGCGATGCCACCGAAGCTCGGTTGCTCGAAGGGATTGCATTGGTTCCGGCTCCTTCGCCGGATGTGCCGAAGTTGCTCAAGCGACAAGAAGTGCAACAGCTGCTGCAACTGAGCGGCGTGTCGCTTCGCGAACATCGCTTCAGCGGCTCGGAAGTCACGCAGATTCGCATCGGCACGGCGACCGTCGCCCAGAAGCCGATTCAAGAAGTGGTTGCCATTCAAATCGTGCCGGTCTCGCCGAAGAAGTCCAAGGCAACGGAAGTTGCTGCGACTGCCGAAGGCCGTGTTGGTCAGGCGATTGTCGCTCATCTGCAAGGCGTTTCGGAAATTCCCGCCGAGTGGCAAGCCGAAGTGGCCATGTCGCCCCGCGTGGTGCAAGCCCTCGCCGATCAACCGATTGTGCGGGTCGAAGGCGGTGTGTCGCCGTGGCTGGGCCGCCAACAGTTCATGCTGCTCGTCGGCAATGAAGCGGCTCCAATTCGCTTGCCCGTCGAAGCCGAAGTTTCCGGCACGGCCCGCGCGGTGACCGTCATTCGCACCATCGAACGAGGCAACTCGATCGCCGAGAGCGACTTGCAATTGCAAACCGTTTCGCTGCAACGGGGCGTAGCCATCATGATCGATCCGCAACAGGTTGTTGGTCGCGAAACAGCCCGCACGCTCAACGCCGGCCAACTGGTGACCAGCGACATGATTCGCACGGTCCGCCTGGTGAAGCGTGGCGAAGAAATCCAAGTCTTCTCGATCGCCGCTGGCCTGCAGATCAGCGAACCGGGTAAAGCCCTCACCGACGGCAGCGACGGCGACACGATTCAAGTCGAGTTTGTCGATCGCCGCAAAATGTCGGTCCGCGTCACCGGCCTGCGTCGTGGCGAAGTCTACGCCATGCAAACCAGCCGGTCGCAAGTGCAAGCTGCTTCTGCCACGTCGCCCCTCAATCGCCGCTAA
- the flgG gene encoding flagellar basal-body rod protein FlgG, whose product MSVQTLYTAATGMEAMQTKLDVIANNLANVNTTGFKKGRANTEDLFYRHYKFPGAQDSQQNPTATGTSVGLGTKIQSIQTKFAQGAFQDTGSPLDVAIEGQGFFQVQDPFTGQSVYTRAGNFSINANNQLVIGSAATGRLLVPNITLPVDTTAVSITADGRVLAQQAGQQQLAQQGQLELASFPNPEGLLKLGENLYSITDSSGQALPSTPGLQGLGVLRQGFLEASNVEPVSELIDLITTQRSFELNSQAIQAGDQILQLISNLRR is encoded by the coding sequence ATGAGCGTGCAAACCTTATACACCGCCGCCACGGGCATGGAGGCGATGCAAACCAAGCTCGACGTCATCGCCAATAACTTGGCGAACGTGAACACGACCGGCTTCAAGAAGGGCCGGGCCAACACCGAAGACTTGTTCTATCGCCACTACAAGTTTCCCGGTGCCCAAGACTCGCAGCAGAACCCGACCGCGACCGGCACATCGGTGGGTCTCGGTACGAAGATCCAGAGCATTCAAACTAAGTTTGCTCAGGGCGCCTTTCAAGACACCGGCAGCCCACTCGATGTCGCCATCGAAGGCCAAGGCTTCTTCCAAGTGCAGGACCCGTTCACCGGCCAATCGGTTTACACGCGGGCCGGCAACTTCTCGATCAACGCCAACAATCAGCTGGTCATCGGCAGCGCCGCGACCGGCCGCTTGCTCGTGCCGAACATCACTTTGCCAGTTGATACCACGGCTGTCTCGATCACCGCCGATGGTCGCGTGCTGGCTCAGCAAGCCGGTCAACAACAACTCGCCCAGCAAGGTCAGCTCGAACTCGCTTCGTTCCCGAACCCGGAAGGTTTGCTCAAGCTGGGCGAAAATCTGTACTCGATCACCGATTCTTCGGGACAAGCTCTGCCGAGCACGCCTGGTCTGCAAGGCCTCGGCGTGTTGCGTCAGGGATTCTTGGAAGCCTCGAACGTCGAACCGGTGTCGGAACTGATCGATCTGATCACGACGCAACGGTCGTTCGAACTCAACAGCCAGGCCATTCAAGCCGGTGACCAGATTCTGCAACTCATCTCGAACCTGCGTCGCTAA
- a CDS encoding flagellar hook-basal body protein, with protein sequence MFYGLYTAAAGANALSQKVEIISNNLANVDTVGFKRELALLESRDSEAIERGMEMRGSRGRNDIGGGVELASTATEFRLGTFKPTGVPTDMAIEMPQLFFMVQRGDQQLLTRAGNFQTNHEGQLQTADGDPVLSSDGATIQLDARLPWELLSGGRIRQAGDVREIGLRRPQNVADLQKVGQNYFQNTTDRWDPVQPEDRRVRSGFTEVSGVNSLQEMTELITASRAYETNIRLMQTHDQITASLISRMLKV encoded by the coding sequence ATGTTCTACGGACTCTATACCGCCGCCGCCGGAGCCAATGCTCTCAGCCAGAAGGTTGAGATCATCAGCAACAATCTGGCCAACGTGGATACGGTCGGGTTCAAGCGTGAGCTGGCTCTGCTCGAATCGCGCGACAGCGAAGCGATTGAGCGGGGCATGGAAATGCGTGGCTCGCGCGGCCGCAACGATATCGGTGGCGGTGTAGAACTGGCTTCGACGGCGACGGAGTTTCGCCTGGGAACGTTCAAGCCGACCGGCGTGCCGACGGACATGGCCATCGAGATGCCGCAGCTGTTCTTCATGGTTCAGCGCGGCGATCAGCAGCTGCTCACCCGGGCCGGCAACTTCCAAACCAATCACGAAGGCCAACTGCAAACCGCCGATGGCGATCCGGTTCTCAGCAGCGATGGCGCGACGATTCAACTCGACGCTCGCCTGCCCTGGGAACTGCTCAGTGGCGGCCGCATTCGCCAGGCCGGCGATGTTCGCGAGATCGGTTTGCGTCGGCCGCAGAACGTCGCCGATTTGCAAAAGGTCGGCCAGAACTACTTTCAAAACACGACCGATCGCTGGGATCCCGTTCAGCCCGAAGATCGCCGCGTGCGTAGCGGCTTTACGGAAGTTTCGGGTGTGAACTCGCTGCAAGAGATGACCGAGCTCATCACCGCTTCGCGAGCCTACGAAACGAACATCCGCTTGATGCAGACTCACGATCAGATCACGGCTTCGCTTATTTCGCGAATGCTCAAAGTCTAA
- a CDS encoding TrmH family RNA methyltransferase, whose amino-acid sequence MLPPISSLQNPRIKQAIKLRDRHGRDDQRRIILDGRREIERALAAGVQLTELFIEADVLSPEDEKKLVRNARNCGADVLDVSALVMQKLAFGERHEGIVATAKVPDSSLTAFAAVLAKRSTPPLIAIVEGLEKPGNLGAILRTADAAGVSGLIVCAGRTDLYNPNAIRASLGAIFTVPVAAANRAETLNFVKQQQLKVFAARVDGAVDYAAVDYRVPCAIVLGSEAEGLTREWHTSDVQAIRLPMQGKVDSLNVSVTAGVIFYEALRQRGN is encoded by the coding sequence ATGCTCCCACCCATCTCCAGCCTGCAAAACCCCCGCATCAAGCAAGCCATCAAGCTGCGCGACCGCCACGGCCGCGACGATCAACGGCGAATCATCCTTGATGGACGGCGAGAAATCGAACGGGCTCTCGCTGCCGGCGTGCAGTTGACGGAACTCTTCATCGAAGCGGATGTGCTGTCGCCGGAGGATGAAAAGAAACTCGTCCGCAACGCGAGAAACTGCGGCGCTGACGTGCTGGATGTTTCTGCGCTGGTGATGCAGAAGCTCGCCTTTGGAGAACGTCACGAAGGGATCGTCGCGACCGCCAAGGTTCCCGATTCAAGCCTTACTGCTTTCGCCGCGGTACTGGCAAAGCGATCAACTCCGCCGCTGATAGCAATCGTCGAAGGCTTGGAAAAACCCGGCAATCTCGGCGCGATCCTGCGCACCGCCGATGCTGCAGGAGTGAGTGGGCTGATCGTCTGCGCCGGGCGGACCGATCTCTATAACCCCAACGCCATTCGCGCCAGCCTCGGCGCAATCTTCACCGTGCCTGTTGCTGCCGCCAATCGTGCTGAGACGTTGAACTTCGTGAAGCAGCAGCAGCTGAAAGTTTTCGCGGCCCGCGTCGACGGCGCTGTCGACTATGCTGCCGTCGATTACCGAGTTCCGTGCGCCATCGTCCTCGGTAGCGAAGCCGAAGGATTGACGCGCGAGTGGCACACCAGCGATGTGCAAGCCATCCGCCTGCCGATGCAAGGCAAGGTTGATAGCCTCAACGTCAGCGTTACGGCTGGTGTGATCTTCTACGAAGCGCTGCGGCAACGAGGAAACTAA